One genomic window of Glycine max cultivar Williams 82 chromosome 16, Glycine_max_v4.0, whole genome shotgun sequence includes the following:
- the LOC100776985 gene encoding protein TWIN LOV 1-like, giving the protein MPMELELELGSTTIQRSFDARYTRHTRDLLDELPDSFTVTDPSILGHPIVFASPGFLKLTGYSLREVLGRPTAIFQGPLTFPKSVIEIRKVVREERNAQVILPKICRALCCRIGTTSEKGRVRGEGFRV; this is encoded by the coding sequence ATGCCGATGGAACTGGAGTTGGAGCTAGGTTCAACAACAATTCAACGTTCCTTCGACGCGCGCTACACGCGCCACACACGTGACTTGCTTGACGAATTGCCTGACAGCTTCACCGTCACCGACCCCTCCATCCTGGGACACCCCATCGTGTTTGCCAGCCCAGGCTTCCTCAAGCTCACGGGCTATTCCCTTCGCGAAGTCCTGGGTCGGCCCACAGCCATCTTCCAGGGCCCACTAACATTCCCAAAATCCGTAATTGAAATTCGCAAGGTTGTTAGAGAGGAGCGAAACGCGCAGGTCATTTTACCCAAAATCTGTCGTGCACTTTGTTGCCGTATAGGTACCACTTCAGAAAAAGGAAGGGTCCGGGGTGAGGGATTTCGGGTTTGA